TCAAATTGTCTATTTGGCCTGTGTACTATTATCAGCAAGAGTGAAAGTGAAAAactcccacattttgggttgtcaccagaacataatAAAGGGGAAATTTTcctatagggacactagttctgacaaTCCTGGTGACAACTATAGATTTCCTacttttggaaggatttcctctcactttctgagTTGGCTTTGGAacaaaaagtgaaggaaaatctcctcaatgggacacagattggaAAAACtccaaaactgacaggggttataatcctcccttctGCTGCTAAAATTAGAAAAAAGGGATTttcctttagttctattttaatatatattatattagacAGGCTACCCTGTATCCCTCGAATCACTTCTCTATAAAGAATGCTGCGTCCCTCTGTCAACTGTGTACTCCTCTAGATTTCTGTTACTCAGTTATCAATTACCACTTTTTTACCCACACAACCCCTTGCAAAAGGGATCAACAACACATATACTGCTTAAAACAAAGATCTTTTCCAGTGTTTTGCagattaacaaagaaaaaaaaggtaacatTATATAGATCCATCACCTTGACTTTGAGAGAGCACAACAACTGTGCCAGGAGAAATATGAAGCTCGATACTGCTGACATCTCCTGAAAATGCTAATTATTTACCTGTCTTGTTGCCAAGTGGCTTCAATACTTTCCCAAACCCAGaacaagtaccgtatatactcaagcaTAAAccgagtttttcagcatttttttgtgtgctgaaaatgcccccctcggcttatactcgagtcaggttGCCACTTACTGGTCTCCGGTGTGTGTGGGTGTTCTCCAGTCACACCTCCTGTTAGAGCAGGAGTCTCTGTGTCCCGGCCCGCTCGTGTGTTTTGCCCGCTCGTGTCTTTCGCCCGTAGCTGGCAAAGCCGCTCCCGTAAGTGCCGCCCATGCTGACGCTAGGATTGGCTGCTGGGACTGCCGATGTcctagcagccagtgacatcattggcGCGGCACCTCCCGGCTACCCGCCCGCTGTTTGTATTAAAGATCCTTTTGCAGCGGACAGGAGTTGGGAGATGAAAGAGAGCTGAAGTCAGCTCTAATACTAAGGCAAGTAATGTATcacagaggggaagagaagagagccGCCACTGGATGATCAGAacagggaacatcacagctttcgtttcaatagctgtgtgttcccccgcCGTGCGCCGTCACATAAGCCCCTCCTCTTTTTCCGGGACTTTgacagacagatcacccatccaatcctaGGACGGGTGAcatgtatcaaagttccccggacaaggagAGGGGcttatgtgacggcgcgcagcaggggaacacacagctattgaaatgaaagctgtgatgttccctgctctgatcatccagtggcggctctcctctcttcccctccacaggtaggctgcatatgggACGCAGGCTGCACGGTGGGACACTCTgataagactctgatggggacactctgataagactctgatggggacactctgataagactctgatggggacactctgatgtcatttttttggtatctatttttatttttgaaatttaccctaccagtagctgctgcatttcccaccctaggcttatacttgagtcaataagttttcccagttttctgtggtaaaattaggtgcctcggcttatattcgggtcggcttatactcgagtatatacggtatgtaaatAATGTGAACTGACTTTAACAGCTCTAGGCTTGTTTCCGGTTAGTAGTTCTTGATGTCGCAGGATCAGTACAGCTACAGACACCTATCATTTTTAAACAAAGTCAACAATGACAATCTTCCAATTTTTCTTTGCACATCATAAAAACAATACTGACCTCCATCAATACTACAACAAATTTCACCAACATGTAACATGAcaagaaatatatttaaaaaggaaGCCTACTAACCTTAAAAAAGAAGCCACAGCATACTTTCTGGTCTTCAGTGATGAGATCTTTCTCAGGTTCCTCAGGTGCCTCATCTGGGGGTTGTAACTTTGAGAGTGGGACTTCAATCAGACTTGCATTTTTGGAGGTGGAGAAGCTTCTCTGGCTGAATGTTTCATCATTTGGTGTTACACATACAGTTTCTACAATAGGCTGGGATAATACTTCCGACACTGTTGATTCAATTGGTTTTTTCTTTACTCCTACGCGTTTCTCAGAAGTATGATCAGTATCCAATTCCTTCTCAGATTCTTCATTTCTGGAACTGTCACTAGCAGTTTCCAGATCATCCTTAGCCTCCTGTTCTTGTGAATTAGGATTGTGATCATCTCCAAAGCATACAAATGATCTTGTCTGGGTCTGGCTTGGAGAAAACCTTCGCAGACGAGGAAGACTATCTACAGATTGCGGAGGTGTTAAAGTACGGTTTAAAGGTGTTATTTTAAGTTCATTGGGTCGAGGAGTTCTCTGTGGCTTTGAAGAGAAGGACACAGTCCTTTTAACTGAAGTCTGGGGTGATCTGTGAGTTTGGCGCGGCGACTCCATAGTAAGACAAGGGACTGGAGACCATGTAACAGAGGGTTTTGTGGCTGGTTTTGTCTCTCGCGGTAACTGCTTTTGTGGAGAAGGTTGAGGTGGGGAGATAACCCAGGCCTGTTTCTCCCTCATCTGCATCAACATGTCCTGCTGCAAAGCTAATCTCTGCATTTCCTGCTGAAGAAAGTTCAAGGAGAAATTTAGTTTTTCAATCGATCGTGTATATTCCACTACATCCACCTCAGCCATGTTTTCCTCACTTGGACTTGCAAAATTCCAAGCGTTTTCAGTATCTACAGGCGTTGTTGGGGATTTTGGCCATCTAGGTGATTGATCACTGTTTACTTTTAGTCTTACACGCTTTTCATCAGAAGTTCTTGGTTCCTTTGTTTCAAATGTTTCCTGAGTGACCTTTTCATTTTCTGAACATCCTGCTTCCTCTTGTAAGGGAGAGATCCCATCTCCCTTCTTTTTAACCACTGTGAGAAATGCAGTTCTACCCATTTTTTGCCTCCGACGAGTAAATGCCGCCTCTACTTTCTTCTTTTGTGCTTCAATAGCCCTTCTTTTTTCCTCCAATTTCATTCTCAGCTGGACAACTTCAGATGCCAACAGTTGTGTGGTGTCTCTGCCCTGCGGCAGAGAGTTTTCCTCTTGAATTTGGCCAAATGTAACCACCTGGGGTATGTTTAATTCAGAACCCTCAGGGGTAGTTTTTTGGGAACTGCTTCCACTACTCCTGCCATCGGCATTATTCCGCTTTCTAAACTTCTGCTCTGCAAAGCTGGTCATTTTGATTCCAGAACTCGAAGAGGCTGAACTGCCTGCCTGCGATTTGCCACTCACTGAGCTAGGACAGGGACTAACTGCTTCCCTAAGATTGGAGTTGAGGTTAACATAGTCCTGGtgaactttcacagggtcttccatgTCAGAATCTAAACTTACAGTGTAATCTTTCAAAGAAGAATCTTCATCTATGGTTTCTGGAATATCTTCTGAAGGAACATGAATTCCAGTATCTACTTCTGTATTGTCAGTAATATCACTTAATGCTTCTTTTTTCTCAAAGAGGTCTATATTAGGGTCTGTAAGACCTTGTGGAGATAGTTGCAGACCTAAATTTACATCATTGCTATGAAGAAAAAACCCATTGTTCATCTGATCTCCTATAATAGATGCCTTTTCTGGGTTGTGAATGATTTCAAGTGCTTCTTCTATGCTTGGGGGTTCTACCGGAGAGTCTAGCTGATCTACATTAACCCTATTTTCAACAGGTCCATTTGGCCTTTTGTTTTGATCACTATCATCGGAGTCCAACTGGCTACTGGTTGGTGACAAGTCATTATGGTTTTGTGGAGTATGAATCCATTCTTCACTAATGCCAACTGACTCTCCTTGGCCATTAATTGGCTGGAAGGAAAGATTTTTACGGATGTGTCTGGGTACCCGAGTAAGATTAAGAGAAAAGCCTTCATTGCTAATTGACCTCCGGATTGGTCCGCTTGGGGTTGTGACTTTCATTCCATCCTCTTTATCAAAAGATATGTCAAAAGATACACCATGCATCGAAGATCTAAAATGGGAAACATATTTGGAAGATCATAAGCCAATTTTCAAGTAAAAGGTGAACTACAGCTGTATGACAGAACTGGCATGCATCAATCTTAAGTAAGGAAGCAAGCCAACTCTTAACCTGGGATGAAACACCAAGTACAAAGTTATCCTGGACTATTAAGCGTAATGGCAGAGTAATCTTGATTGCATTAACTGTGATATGTACAGCGGTAAATTAGACCTCCTGTTTCTGAAACCAGTTAACTCCAATGTTTTAGGTTATAGATCTAAAAGGATTTTTCTTTGCCAATTTGTATGCATAGATACAGTTAGATTACCAAGGAGGTAATGTCTGAAAGACGTACACCACTATGTGAAATTGCTATTAATATTGAGTAcctatacaggcataccctgctTTAAGTACACTCGCTTTAAGTACACTCGCGAGTAGACATTCCCACGCTGTGCAGCCGAAGTATAGCTTGGAAGAGGCGGAGCTGCCGCCTGGGGTTGTCACCAGTGAATAGGCCGCAAGTGACGAGGCAAAGTTCCCGCCAGCCCAGAGTTGCTGCCTAAACGTAAGTGGattactgtactgtacagtactataaacttcactccctgatttccccccccccccccactataggcCCCGATCCCCCCACTACAGCCGCTGACCCccccagaagtgaaaaaaggtattgcttcactttaagtacattttcgttttacatgcatgctctggtcccattgtgtacttaaaagcggggtatgcctgtatatagatTCAATATCTTCATCATCTTCAGACAATTTAGAAACTTTGACTGGAAACTGGATACATTTCAAATGTGTTCCGCACTTTGTACTGTATTAGCATGTAAATTcatttttcggtaaaaaaaaataaaaaaaatgttgatatGAAACAGGGGTAAAATATTTCCCAAATGGTATCCCATGGTCAGTGACATTGAACATCTCATAATGACCACTGTTTATACACACATAAATATAACATACAAAGGtttttttaaagagaagtatggttttacaaaaaaaaaaaaaaaaaatcatttatttattttcacctaggtaaatgcagcatcagtccgatgctgcgtCTGGCCCCTGCCGCTTAAGACTGACAGCTGAGTAAAAAAAGACCACCGATtggctcagttctcccctccactctgCCACTCCAGCACTCACTAGAGCACGGGCTGTGGAGGAGTGGGAACGGCTGGCTCAGTCCCCcaggggctcgctgagaggctgatctAGGCTTCTGAGCCTGAGGCATTTTCTGAGCCTGGACCAACTCAGCGACGTCAGCCGACAGtgaactttagcccgctgtcagctgaaaatgggtcaccggAGAGCAGAAtaaaatgcactcctgtgatccccaagagaagtatagccagaaaagctttggctatactgcTCCTTTAAATATTAATCCATATAAAAAACGACCTACAACAAAGTGTGCAGAAAAACCCATGTACATATAAATTCATTAGAATTTTTCAAAATTTCTTACCGCTTTTCTTTGGGCCATGTTCCAACCTGTCCATCCACATATGACATAGATGACGACCTTCGAATGACAGCTGAAAATGCAAATATTGAAAACAAAACTGTTACGTGTATTTGGGTGTGTTCTCAAATGTTTAAACCTCAAAAGTAACCATTCTTTGTCTTTCCTTCACACAAACGCACACACAGTTAACACTAAATAAATTTAAAGCTCTTCATAAACAACACTCTAGTCATTTGAAATGAGATAATCAGGCTCCATCACATTTCCTTGGTCGCACAATAAGCTCATCCATCGTTTAGTGCTAAACTAATTACTGCCATGAGTCAGCACCACCTGCCCCCCCCAGTCTCCCTCTCTATGTATCAAGCCAAATGAATAGAACATCTAGAACACTTTTCCAAATGGgcaattttttat
This portion of the Aquarana catesbeiana isolate 2022-GZ linkage group LG07, ASM4218655v1, whole genome shotgun sequence genome encodes:
- the CAMSAP2 gene encoding calmodulin-regulated spectrin-associated protein 2 isoform X4, which translates into the protein MVDVAENAQVKKTFIVPAIKPFDHYDFNRAKVASNLAWLVAKAYGAENVPKELQEPFYTDQYDQEHMKPPVVNLLLSADLYCRAGSLILKSDTAKPLLGHDAVIQALAQRGLYVTDREKLVTERDLRKKPIQMSAHLAMLDTLMMAYTVEMVSIEKVIACVHKYSPFFQTADLPYDIEDAVMYWINKVNGHLKGILEQEQRIKEQQDLDLNTTQKARYRKEQSLYKQLPYIPLMENLLKDATDGCAIAALIHFYCPDVIRLEDICFKESMSLADSLYNLQLIQEFCQEYLNGCCHFSLEDMLYVSSSIKANYLVFMAELFWWFEVVKPSFVQPRVLNLQDPSKLSSKSSHFNRRHTLGSSSNARNPQAVPSSPGPAVIRRSSSMSYVDGQVGTWPKEKRSSMHGVSFDISFDKEDGMKVTTPSGPIRRSISNEGFSLNLTRVPRHIRKNLSFQPINGQGESVGISEEWIHTPQNHNDLSPTSSQLDSDDSDQNKRPNGPVENRVNVDQLDSPVEPPSIEEALEIIHNPEKASIIGDQMNNGFFLHSNDVNLGLQLSPQGLTDPNIDLFEKKEALSDITDNTEVDTGIHVPSEDIPETIDEDSSLKDYTVSLDSDMEDPVKVHQDYVNLNSNLREAVSPCPSSVSGKSQAGSSASSSSGIKMTSFAEQKFRKRNNADGRSSGSSSQKTTPEGSELNIPQVVTFGQIQEENSLPQGRDTTQLLASEVVQLRMKLEEKRRAIEAQKKKVEAAFTRRRQKMGRTAFLTVVKKKGDGISPLQEEAGCSENEKVTQETFETKEPRTSDEKRVRLKVNSDQSPRWPKSPTTPVDTENAWNFASPSEENMAEVDVVEYTRSIEKLNFSLNFLQQEMQRLALQQDMLMQMREKQAWVISPPQPSPQKQLPRETKPATKPSVTWSPVPCLTMESPRQTHRSPQTSVKRTVSFSSKPQRTPRPNELKITPLNRTLTPPQSVDSLPRLRRFSPSQTQTRSFVCFGDDHNPNSQEQEAKDDLETASDSSRNEESEKELDTDHTSEKRVGVKKKPIESTVSEVLSQPIVETVCVTPNDETFSQRSFSTSKNASLIEVPLSKLQPPDEAPEEPEKDLITEDQKVCCGFFFKDDRQEENDLAAKRAALLEKRLRRERENQQKKLEQEMEQELKKEEARRKSEEERNKKEDEKARREYIKQEYMRRKQLKLMQDMDSVIKPRMNLGKTKKPRPKSIHRDHQAESPRTPTGGPPVSAFSLASLNAGDNESVNSEKRTPSPFRSESVEGFLSPGRCGSRNGEKDWENASTTSSVASATEYTGPKLYKEPSAKSNKYIIQNAISHCCLAGKVNEGQKNKILEEMEKSNAHNFLILFRDSGCQFRSVYTYYPETEEINKLVGIGPRSISRKMIDGLYKYNSDRKQFSHIPAKTMSASVDAVTIHSHLWQAKRPVTPKKLLSPKA
- the CAMSAP2 gene encoding calmodulin-regulated spectrin-associated protein 2 isoform X3, whose product is MVDVAENAQVKKTFIVPAIKPFDHYDFNRAKVASNLAWLVAKAYGAENVPKELQEPFYTDQYDQEHMKPPVVNLLLSADLYCRAGSLILKSDTAKPLLGHDAVIQALAQRGLYVTDREKLVTERDLRKKPIQMSAHLAMLDTLMMAYTVEMVSIEKVIACVHKYSPFFQTADLPYDIEDAVMYWINKVNGHLKGILEQEQRIKEQQDLDLNTTQKSSSKWFWKLVPARYRKEQSLYKQLPYIPLMENLLKDATDGCAIAALIHFYCPDVIRLEDICFKESMSLADSLYNLQLIQEFCQEYLNGCCHFSLEDMLYVSSSIKANYLVFMAELFWWFEVVKPSFVQPRVLNLQDPSKLSSKSSHFNRRHTLGSSSNARNPQAVPSSPGPAVIRRSSSMSYVDGQVGTWPKEKRSSMHGVSFDISFDKEDGMKVTTPSGPIRRSISNEGFSLNLTRVPRHIRKNLSFQPINGQGESVGISEEWIHTPQNHNDLSPTSSQLDSDDSDQNKRPNGPVENRVNVDQLDSPVEPPSIEEALEIIHNPEKASIIGDQMNNGFFLHSNDVNLGLQLSPQGLTDPNIDLFEKKEALSDITDNTEVDTGIHVPSEDIPETIDEDSSLKDYTVSLDSDMEDPVKVHQDYVNLNSNLREAVSPCPSSVSGKSQAGSSASSSSGIKMTSFAEQKFRKRNNADGRSSGSSSQKTTPEGSELNIPQVVTFGQIQEENSLPQGRDTTQLLASEVVQLRMKLEEKRRAIEAQKKKVEAAFTRRRQKMGRTAFLTVVKKKGDGISPLQEEAGCSENEKVTQETFETKEPRTSDEKRVRLKVNSDQSPRWPKSPTTPVDTENAWNFASPSEENMAEVDVVEYTRSIEKLNFSLNFLQQEMQRLALQQDMLMQMREKQAWVISPPQPSPQKQLPRETKPATKPSVTWSPVPCLTMESPRQTHRSPQTSVKRTVSFSSKPQRTPRPNELKITPLNRTLTPPQSVDSLPRLRRFSPSQTQTRSFVCFGDDHNPNSQEQEAKDDLETASDSSRNEESEKELDTDHTSEKRVGVKKKPIESTVSEVLSQPIVETVCVTPNDETFSQRSFSTSKNASLIEVPLSKLQPPDEAPEEPEKDLITEDQKVCCGFFFKDDRQEENDLAAKRAALLEKRLRRERENQQKKLEQEMEQELKKEEARRKSEEERNKKEDEKARREYIKQEYMRRKQLKLMQDMDSVIKPRMNLGKTKKPRPKSIHRDHQAESPRTPTGGPPVSAFSLASLNAGDNESVNSEKRTPSPFRSESVEGFLSPGRCGSRNGEKDWENASTTSSVASATEYTGPKLYKEPSAKSNKYIIQNAISHCCLAGKVNEGQKNKILEEMEKSNAHNFLILFRDSGCQFRSVYTYYPETEEINKLVGIGPRSISRKMIDGLYKYNSDRKQFSHIPAKTMSASVDAVTIHSHLWQAKRPVTPKKLLSPKA
- the CAMSAP2 gene encoding calmodulin-regulated spectrin-associated protein 2 isoform X2, whose translation is MVDVAENAQVKKTFIVPAIKPFDHYDFNRAKVASNLAWLVAKAYGAENVPKELQEPFYTDQYDQEHMKPPVVNLLLSADLYCRAGSLILKSDTAKPLLGHDAVIQALAQRGLYVTDREKLVTERDLRKKPIQMSAHLAMLDTLMMAYTVEMVSIEKVIACVHKYSPFFQTADLPYDIEDAVMYWINKVNGHLKGILEQEQRIKEQQDLDLNTTQKARYRKEQSLYKQLPYIPLMENLLKDATDGCAIAALIHFYCPDVIRLEDICFKESMSLADSLYNLQLIQEFCQEYLNGCCHFSLEDMLYVSSSIKANYLVFMAELFWWFEVVKPSFVQPRVLNLQDPSKLSSKSSHFNRRHTLGSSSNARNPQAVPSSPGPAVIRRSSSMSYVDGQVGTWPKEKRSSMHGVSFDISFDKEDGMKVTTPSGPIRRSISNEGFSLNLTRVPRHIRKNLSFQPINGQGESVGISEEWIHTPQNHNDLSPTSSQLDSDDSDQNKRPNGPVENRVNVDQLDSPVEPPSIEEALEIIHNPEKASIIGDQMNNGFFLHSNDVNLGLQLSPQGLTDPNIDLFEKKEALSDITDNTEVDTGIHVPSEDIPETIDEDSSLKDYTVSLDSDMEDPVKVHQDYVNLNSNLREAVSPCPSSVSGKSQAGSSASSSSGIKMTSFAEQKFRKRNNADGRSSGSSSQKTTPEGSELNIPQVVTFGQIQEENSLPQGRDTTQLLASEVVQLRMKLEEKRRAIEAQKKKVEAAFTRRRQKMGRTAFLTVVKKKGDGISPLQEEAGCSENEKVTQETFETKEPRTSDEKRVRLKVNSDQSPRWPKSPTTPVDTENAWNFASPSEENMAEVDVVEYTRSIEKLNFSLNFLQQEMQRLALQQDMLMQMREKQAWVISPPQPSPQKQLPRETKPATKPSVTWSPVPCLTMESPRQTHRSPQTSVKRTVSFSSKPQRTPRPNELKITPLNRTLTPPQSVDSLPRLRRFSPSQTQTRSFVCFGDDHNPNSQEQEAKDDLETASDSSRNEESEKELDTDHTSEKRVGVKKKPIESTVSEVLSQPIVETVCVTPNDETFSQRSFSTSKNASLIEVPLSKLQPPDEAPEEPEKDLITEDQKVCCGFFFKDDRQEENDLAAKRAALLEKRLRRERENQQKKLEQEMEQELKKEEARRKSEEERNKKEDEKARREYIKQEYMRRKQLKLMQDMDSVIKPRMNLGKTKKPRPKSIHRDHQAESPRTPTGGPPVSAFSLASLNAGDNESVNSEKRTPSPFRSESVEGFLSPGRCGSRNGEKDWENASTTSSVASATEYTGEQYVYTQNMLIFFFCSIYSVNTSYLLPTGPKLYKEPSAKSNKYIIQNAISHCCLAGKVNEGQKNKILEEMEKSNAHNFLILFRDSGCQFRSVYTYYPETEEINKLVGIGPRSISRKMIDGLYKYNSDRKQFSHIPAKTMSASVDAVTIHSHLWQAKRPVTPKKLLSPKA